One part of the Desulfonema ishimotonii genome encodes these proteins:
- a CDS encoding ATP-binding cassette domain-containing protein, which yields MITKRPLFYWVFNRYRLLQLLLLLLIMVSVFFRVFPLEMQKRIVNIAIRLKDQHLLFLYCGLYIGAVVLSGLLKYAANVLQKHLGQRILVEIRTELYTHILRLPLPFFRRTPPGTVITAMSAELNAVGHFIGGALAVPITSALTLLTFAGYMIWLDPRLGLISLVIYPLELIAIPMLQRRYNRLNTRRIDATRAMSNTVSEAISGIHEIQGNAAYGVESEKAGRFVRQLFSLMNRMFVLRFGIKFVNNLFQNFGPFLLFLVGGYLAIHGAFSLGALVAFLSAYEKVYDPWKELIEYYQDLQDARVRYRRVMEQFDVEPEFDMAPEGREPYRLTGRIEVKDLGYTVSGQIHLLDNISLSLGAGEHLALVGFSGSGKSTLAMLLGQLYRHRRGQIRVDGRDLDQMTKADISRNIGFVAQHPFIFDGTIRENLLYGCESLGRVGGEDLRPMPDRAKLMEIVRAVGFSDDVIRFGLNMSVSGQKNGALLDALFRMRSVVRRKLGAGHAHLVEFYDVNRFLRHISICKNIIFGDIRDPAYDLENLPRNRTFTDFLAHAELDRPLMRLGKNLARETVHLLRDLRDDAFFFEGSPIPAEEFDAYAEIVGRMETEGPDRLGPEDNALLLLLALRFVPARHKMLSVSGEIQDLIVRARHRFIEEIGQADMAKCRQVAAQFMRGETPDFSPASGEGNFSLYCPMEYLPSRTLLENIVFGTPRTDEMADTGELRELVIRHLAEEGLLDEVTDAGLDFQVGSKGDRLSGGQRQKIAIARALLKETPVLILDEATSGLDNASQARIQKYTETRLRGKVTVVAVIHRLDMAPGYDKIMVLRAGQIAESGTYTQLMEKKGIFYELVQGNG from the coding sequence TGCTCTTTCTCTACTGCGGCCTCTATATCGGGGCAGTCGTACTCTCCGGCCTGCTCAAATACGCGGCCAACGTGCTTCAGAAACATCTGGGCCAGCGGATTCTGGTGGAAATCCGCACCGAACTCTACACCCACATTCTCCGGCTGCCCCTCCCCTTTTTCCGGCGCACCCCGCCCGGCACGGTCATCACCGCCATGAGCGCCGAACTCAACGCCGTCGGCCACTTCATCGGCGGGGCGCTGGCCGTACCCATCACCAGCGCCCTGACCCTGCTTACCTTTGCCGGATACATGATCTGGCTGGACCCGCGCCTGGGGCTGATCAGCCTCGTCATCTATCCCCTGGAGCTGATTGCCATTCCCATGCTCCAGCGGCGCTACAACCGCCTCAACACCCGGCGCATCGACGCCACCCGCGCCATGAGCAATACCGTGAGCGAGGCCATCTCCGGCATCCACGAAATCCAGGGCAACGCGGCATACGGGGTGGAATCGGAGAAAGCCGGGCGGTTTGTCCGGCAGCTTTTCAGTCTCATGAACCGCATGTTCGTCCTCAGATTCGGCATCAAATTCGTCAACAACCTGTTTCAGAACTTCGGGCCGTTTCTCCTCTTTCTGGTCGGCGGCTATCTGGCGATTCACGGGGCCTTCAGTCTGGGCGCGCTGGTGGCCTTTCTCTCGGCCTATGAAAAGGTCTATGACCCCTGGAAGGAACTGATCGAGTATTATCAGGATCTTCAGGATGCCAGGGTGCGCTACCGCCGGGTCATGGAGCAGTTTGATGTGGAACCGGAGTTTGACATGGCCCCGGAAGGACGCGAACCGTACCGGCTCACCGGCCGGATTGAGGTGAAAGACCTCGGCTATACGGTCTCCGGGCAGATTCACCTGCTCGACAACATCTCCCTGAGCCTCGGCGCCGGCGAGCATCTGGCGCTGGTCGGCTTTTCCGGCAGCGGCAAAAGTACGCTGGCCATGCTGCTGGGGCAGCTCTACCGTCACCGGCGCGGACAGATCCGGGTGGACGGCAGGGATCTGGATCAAATGACCAAGGCCGATATCAGCCGGAACATCGGCTTTGTGGCCCAGCACCCCTTTATCTTTGACGGCACCATCCGGGAAAATCTGCTTTACGGATGCGAATCCCTCGGCCGGGTGGGCGGGGAGGATCTCCGCCCCATGCCCGACCGGGCGAAACTGATGGAAATCGTCCGGGCCGTGGGCTTTTCAGATGACGTGATCCGCTTCGGGCTGAACATGTCCGTCTCCGGCCAGAAGAACGGCGCGCTGCTCGACGCCCTGTTCCGAATGCGCTCGGTGGTCCGCCGGAAGCTGGGGGCCGGACACGCCCATCTGGTGGAGTTTTACGACGTGAACCGATTCTTACGGCACATCAGCATCTGCAAGAATATCATCTTCGGCGACATCCGCGATCCGGCCTATGATCTGGAAAACCTGCCCCGCAACCGGACGTTTACGGACTTTCTGGCCCATGCGGAACTGGACCGCCCCCTGATGCGGCTCGGAAAAAATCTGGCGCGGGAAACAGTCCACCTGTTGCGGGATCTCCGGGATGACGCCTTTTTCTTTGAGGGATCGCCCATCCCGGCGGAAGAGTTTGACGCCTACGCCGAAATCGTGGGGCGCATGGAGACGGAAGGGCCGGACCGGCTGGGGCCGGAAGATAACGCCCTGTTGCTGCTCCTGGCCCTCCGGTTTGTTCCGGCCCGGCACAAGATGCTGTCGGTATCCGGGGAGATACAGGACCTGATTGTCCGGGCCCGCCACCGGTTTATCGAAGAGATCGGGCAGGCCGATATGGCGAAATGCAGACAGGTTGCGGCGCAATTTATGCGGGGCGAAACCCCGGACTTCTCCCCGGCGTCCGGGGAGGGGAATTTTTCGCTTTACTGCCCCATGGAATACCTCCCCTCCCGGACCCTTCTGGAAAATATCGTCTTCGGCACCCCCCGGACCGATGAGATGGCCGACACGGGGGAGCTGCGGGAGCTGGTCATCCGCCATCTGGCCGAAGAGGGGCTGCTGGACGAGGTGACGGATGCGGGGCTTGATTTTCAGGTGGGGAGCAAGGGGGACCGGCTCTCCGGCGGGCAGCGCCAGAAGATCGCCATTGCCAGGGCTCTGCTAAAGGAGACGCCCGTGCTGATCCTGGATGAGGCCACCTCCGGCCTTGACAACGCCTCCCAGGCCCGGATTCAGAAATATACCGAAACCCGGCTCCGGGGCAAAGTGACCGTCGTGGCCGTCATCCACCGGCTCGACATGGCCCCGGGATATGATAAAATCATGGTACTGCGGGCCGGGCAGATCGCAGAGTCCGGAACCTATACCCAACTGATGGAAAAGAAAGGAATCTTCTATGAACTCGTTCAGGGCAACGGATAA
- a CDS encoding Crp/Fnr family transcriptional regulator, giving the protein MNSFRATDKPSEPENGGERSELVENLEALRRLPIFSDIPFEIIRLYAYTAKRRHFRQGEVIFRQGERASRAYLVLSGRIQLFMEKEGKRFDLQALDHRGFFGYMSLLSPFEWPLSSQALADSEVLMLERESFRKILTRYPEQCLLIVEKLVQMRMRRMTEHMHILMDHIEDKGQLTDVYRIE; this is encoded by the coding sequence ATGAACTCGTTCAGGGCAACGGATAAGCCGTCAGAACCGGAAAACGGCGGGGAGCGGTCCGAGCTGGTGGAGAATCTGGAGGCGCTGCGGCGCCTGCCGATCTTTTCGGATATTCCCTTTGAAATCATCCGGCTGTACGCATACACGGCCAAACGCCGCCATTTCCGGCAGGGGGAGGTGATCTTCCGGCAGGGCGAAAGGGCCAGCCGGGCCTACCTGGTGCTGTCAGGCCGGATACAGCTTTTTATGGAAAAAGAGGGAAAACGGTTCGATCTTCAGGCGCTGGATCACAGGGGGTTTTTCGGGTACATGTCGCTGCTGAGTCCGTTTGAGTGGCCCCTGAGCAGCCAGGCCCTGGCCGATTCCGAGGTGCTGATGCTGGAACGGGAGAGTTTTCGGAAAATCCTCACCCGTTATCCCGAGCAATGTCTCCTGATTGTGGAAAAGCTGGTCCAGATGCGGATGCGGCGGATGACGGAACATATGCACATCCTGATGGATCATATTGAGGACAAAGGGCAACTGACCGATGTCTACCGGATCGAATAA